The Diabrotica undecimpunctata isolate CICGRU chromosome 11, icDiaUnde3, whole genome shotgun sequence genome contains the following window.
GACGTGAGGGTAGTGATTTTGTTTGCATCATTCAACACCTTAGAAGCATGCTTTCTGAGAACATGATATCCACTGATGCAGTTAATAGTATTCGGTATGCCAAATAGGTATTCGTTGTAAGAGGTAAAAAAATTATTCCTATATTTAATTAAAGTGTCAACTCCACTTTTGGTCAATTTGTCAAACAGAACAGGTACGCCTCTACCTCTCTTACCTCTTATTACTATGCGTTTTAAAGAGTGAACTAAAATTTTCTCGGTTTCTGTTAGGACTTTCTCAAACTCTTTAGAAGATTGAGAATcatgatgttttaaataaatatctaaaggTAATCTCTGCAGCTCCCCTACTCGTCTCTTATTAAAAAGTAGTAAGCTGCAATATGTACCTTCGAGCAGACATTTGTACGCTTGTGTGTTATTCACATTTTCATCCAGGTGAGTTATTGAAGATGTTATAAGCTCATCCAGATAAGTCttcattttctgaaaaaaatatgaaatggaTATTAGTATTAGTAATTTATATTCGTACATAAACTGTTATTAGTATTCTAGGTGCATTatctacagggtgagtttttagtgtgaGATTGGTCGATAACTCCGTTAGAgtacaagatatccaaaaaaagtttttaagaaaaattgtagGCAATGATATGCTCCTTGCTTTGAAAATATGCCCAATTCTACAGGGTGGTTCATAACTGCGTGGTAAagcaaaaatacatttttttaaatgggataccctgtatatattCTCATATGTACATTTCTCTTATAATCCCTGTTCTTAAAATATAGGGTTCTATATTACTATACAGAGCATTTAACGAGTTATGACCATTTTAATTTCGAAATCTCTATGAACTAAAATGTCACAAATACACTAAAAAAAGATATGTAAAACGAAAGAAATATTTAGACATACTCACAATCGTTTATTTAACTATGGACGACCGGTTTCGACCACTAAAATTTACTGGTCATCATCAGGTCTCCGATATTGGAGAGTATATAACTGTATTATAGAACGATCAACTTAAGGGTAGGATCATGAGGAGTAGATATTTGGGAAATGTACTATCCCAAATATCTACTCCTCGAGATCTTACCCTAAAGTTGATCGTTCTATAATACAGTTATCACCCAATAGTTTGAACCAAGTAACACAAATGAAATTTTTACTACACGATAGTTTCCATAGCTTGTACCGGCATATAAGTATATTAGATAACCCTCAAACCATATTTAGGTTAGATTGGCATCTTACTTATTAGACCTCATAAAGCTTTTGTTGTCCTGATTTGTTGTTGATTTTTTAGCATTTTAATTAACTGTACCGGAGACCTGATGATGACCAGTAAAGTGTATTGGTCGAAACCGGTCATCCATAGTTAAATAAacgattgtgagtaagtctaaacatttttttcattttacgtaccttttgaaatggactcacaagTGCAACCGATTCATAATTTGAATATACAATgaatttatcaatttttaaattagtgTGCTAATGACAGTATTCTGACCAAAGAATTTTTCAGTAAAACATTCATAATGATATAGCAAAACAACAGGTAGGCTTTGAAAGAATGACAGTTGTTATACAGTCTACTTACAGCAATATCCTTAGCCATGGGAATCAGGGTCGGTTTATTAAATCGATTGATTTGAATATTCTGTCCAGCTTCAGTCGATATTTCTAACGCCCATTGATCATCGATAAGTTTTTTCATGACGTCTAAGCTCTTAATATTAGCAGAATCGACATCCCTTTGAACCTCCATAGAATAAGCAGAACTGATTGCTTTTTTAATTAATGTACCCATCTGAAGAGCAAGTGATGGTGACTGGAAACATTTGCTCTCGGTATTATAATTCGCAATTGACCGAGTTGCGGACACAATTGTTTTAAACTTTGAGGGATGTAGGAGGAAAAATAACGTTAAATTGCTATTGTTTTCAATTTTCCTGGATTGTATTAGAAGACGTGCTAAATGCCGCATTTGTCGTTTGGCTACTTGAATCAGATGTCTGTCTTTATGACTTTTTACATATTTCCTTCCTACATCGCATATAAGTTTGTCTTTCTTTGCTACTAAAGAGATGTCATCCGCAGCTAGTAAATTTAAAACACCCGAAGTCCTTAGTGGATCGGTTGATCCAAAATTAGTAGCCATTAGGTTTTGGGCTTCGAACTGATGTCGTACTTTTCCTGTTGcctttttttcattaaaatagcaCCGTCTAATGTGGCGCCGAAGCGATTTTTTGGCATAATatcctaaaaataaacatttaaaataacaatttatCTAAAAATTTGACAAATACCTTTACAGTGTATACATGGAAGCATGTTTGAATTAGTCGAAGATTCATCACtattacttaaaacatttctacgAAACACAGGTACGGATTTGCCAATGCAGAAGTCTCCCTCCTTTCGTATTTTATCAATGAAATATTTTCGTTTCGGATCCTTTTTGTCAAGAGATAAGTATTTTTGAACCTCAAGTTCATCACTATGAATTCTTTCAAGGTGTCTAGCAAAATTTAAAACAGGGATGTCGCAGTAAATACAATTGTGTTTTCTTCGTATCCTTCTTTTCTTCAAACATACACTGTCAATAAGAGAGGAATTAGTTTCATCCGCTGATTTTTCTATATTATCTGTAATgataataataagtattattataAAATACTGAAAGCTGGTCTTTTCAATTACCGAGAGAAGATGATGCTATAAGTTCTTGATATATTGGATTAGGGGTAGAGTCATCTAAAATAGCATCATTTTCATACATCAAGTCACAATCTGTTTGTTgttctaaaataattattaaaaattaagccACCGATTAGTTCATAGACACATGTAAAATAAGGAAGATGGAGATAAGATAACTATTTTTTGTCAACCGTGAGTACGTAATATGCTTATTAATTTGACcaaaatttgtattcaaagaAACTTACTATTTGCCACACTGTCATCTGTTGTTTCAATAGAAATAGAGTGCATTTCATATGAGTCATCCAAATCATCTAAAATATATTACAGTTATAGTTAAAGTGtttgaaatcaaaaataaatatgtattaccACTGAAACAGGTAGGAGTATATTCGCTGCCGTTTGATGATCTTGATTGATCGAGAGGCTTAGAATGGCACTCTAAAAGAGAACATTAGTAGGTatagaaaaatcgaaataaaactGACAAGGTTCAAAGTATATTGCCATTGTATAGCTTACGCAGATGGCCTAATCATAATAATATAACGCAAaattaagtataaaataaaattataatcaacGCTGCAAATAAAATTGTGTGAAAGATATATCGAAAACGACGGCTAATAAGGGTTTATTCTGAAACCAGTTTAAGATGGTTGCACATAGTGACAAAAATAAGTgactattaaaaaacaaaaatagtaactCAGGTTTTTAAGAATAGCAAAAATCAACAAGTTCTCCAGTGAGATATTATTAAGAAAATCGGTATCTAAACAACTAagagaaataataaaacaaaaatagagaatataGAGAAGAAATTAAAAAGCTATAAAAACCAAATTTGCCgatgaaaacaaattttaaaaaaccaaacaaaactttaaatatgTGGACTGATTGATACTGATTGGAATATCAAACATTGATACGAATGAGtagtaaaaaattaaagaagagagAACAATTTTATAACATTATACATATAAACGAGGTGGTAATCATAAAAATGGAAACAAAATTATGCGTTAAAAAGTCTGGCTTTaacttataaaaaaagtaaaaaaattaatgagAAAAACAGACAACTGAGGAAAgatattatacataaataatgttaggaattcatgtaaaaatataaaataaattgtaaacagTGTACAGTGGATTTGGAAGAATGGGAATTGGAAAAGAAAGGAACATTTACAAGgactgaaatacaaaaaaaaaaacggagaatAATGGTGAAAGAACAGTCGAATAGAAAACACGCGATAATTTGTGTAAGTTAATTAGGATAGAtgcaaacaaaaaacaagaaatgcCATATTAAAAGATTAGGACTTGGAATGCGACGATAATTAAGGAACAGTcaagtttttatatttaatttacagctacagaaaaataaaatattttagcaaccctagaaatagaaaataaaacaagggAAAGAAAAGGATGAATAGTATTCAAAGCTGGAAAACATTAATTGTTAATCTTCCAAAGATTGATGTAACAATTAGATAATGTTTTTTGGGAATAAAACCACATTTTTTCAGGTGTCCGGATTTTTTTGACCAGCAGTGCATTATTTTCACGAGTAAGTTTTAGATCTAGAAAATTTATTGagagttttgtttaatttattggaGTTATTTTATCAAAATGTCTGTTTAGTTACTACGGTATTTTTCGTTTTAGTTATtccttttaagattttttaaatacaCTACCTTTTTAACCAACCTATTaacttaattttaaatagtttcctTGGAATTAGGTTGTTTTGTGATTTATTCCTTGAAATTGATGCAGTAGCATTAAAACCCGTAGAAACCGTTTAatagtttttttaacttcttttaagtttttaaCTTCTATTAAGTAACTTTAGTgaaattttaaagaatatttatttacCGTTATAAGAGTCAGTGATTTATCCTATACTATAAAAAGAATATAGCACGAAATGTAATAATTACTATGGCACTACACCGAGAATTTTTTAGGGGATTACCAAACGGGTTTTATAAGAGAAAGATTAGTGATAGATGTAATACATAATAATGACAGACGTTCCAGAAGCAAGCAAACaactttttgtaatttttatttaatttaggaGAACATAAATATGATAAAGACGAGGAGATGAATAAATGTGTAAGACATTGACCACATTTTTTATGAATTGGAAATTTGTAATGTTAATAAGGATGACAGTAAAAGGTACACAGTAAAAagtaaaaatggaaaatacccaAATAGATAGCTTTGCAATAAGATATGGACTAAGATCTATTATAACTAACATGTAACTTACCTGTACCCTAGGCTTCATTCACTAATTTCACTGTACGTGAACGAAacttatatttatgtttaattttgttcatatTCATCGTACGTAGATCACTTCCACAAATATTAACAGGCCTCGAAATATTTCAGTACTACACTTAAAactgatttaaaattttaagagtAAGTTACCGTATTTATACTAAATTATCGGACAAAGATGTTTCATGATGTTATGAAAAATCCACTAAAAGAGGATTTacgattttacaaaaattaaggGCCTATCTTAGGATTAccaaaatacaatataatataataatacacgTTCATGTCGTAAAACCTTTTGAAATCTTATTTAAATAATCTTTCCTAAAAGCAATGTTAAGAAAAGTGAGATAAAGAGTTGGCTGTTCTGCACATTTATATATTTTCCGAAAACTAAACAATGAATTAGGAAGATAATATAACTTAACAATGAAATGGGTAAATTATTGGGAGACAAGGAGATTAAACAGTAATATTGTTGTgtattttcaaaagaaataaacgtGACAAATCACAATATCCATAGTTACCTTTTTATAAAATGACGTATTATGTTATTCAGAAAGGGATTATATTTTTACAGGTAGGTACCTTGTAAGCTGTCGTTATCACTTTATTTTTCATCTGGAAtatttactgttttaaatatatttcattaCAGAATCTAATAAATCCTTAATCTGCATCCAATTCTATTTTTATTAACTAAAAAACATCATGTCGAAATTGGTGATCACGATTTTTATCTTCTCATGAAATAAATTATACctaagtattaaataaatatcatttttgctccatttttgttcatatttttatacagggtgatccgtaagtaattgtacaaaaagaaacagtagactCTAAACTTCAAAATATTCCCATTTAAGCCAGTTTGCTTAAAATGTAAATAtgtattaagaaagatacagggtgttaaagttgaaatttaaaattttatttttcgctacaaCTTTCATGTTTGTAGACATTTTTACGAATTAAAA
Protein-coding sequences here:
- the LOC140452876 gene encoding uncharacterized protein isoform X1, giving the protein MHSISIETTDDSVANKQQTDCDLMYENDAILDDSTPNPIYQELIASSSLDNIEKSADETNSSLIDSVCLKKRRIRRKHNCIYCDIPVLNFARHLERIHSDELEVQKYLSLDKKDPKRKYFIDKIRKEGDFCIGKSVPVFRRNVLSNSDESSTNSNMLPCIHCKGYYAKKSLRRHIRRCYFNEKKATGKVRHQFEAQNLMATNFGSTDPLRTSGVLNLLAADDISLVAKKDKLICDVGRKYVKSHKDRHLIQVAKRQMRHLARLLIQSRKIENNSNLTLFFLLHPSKFKTIVSATRSIANYNTESKCFQSPSLALQMGTLIKKAISSAYSMEVQRDVDSANIKSLDVMKKLIDDQWALEISTEAGQNIQINRFNKPTLIPMAKDIAKMKTYLDELITSSITHLDENVNNTQAYKCLLEGTYCSLLLFNKRRVGELQRLPLDIYLKHHDSQSSKEFEKVLTETEKILVHSLKRIVIRGKRGRGVPVLFDKLTKSGVDTLIKYRNNFFTSYNEYLFGIPNTINCISGYHVLRKHASKVLNDANKITTLTSTRLRKHLATIIQILKMEKGELEQLAKFMGHTSKTHDEWYRLPSDIYQTAKVSKILLLAQNTNIDQYKNRNLNEIEVDNEILEDAEEADSDEENTNQPILQQNEVNIPSQNRIQEKGKRILVPWTKEEKELTQKFFARHIKKKIPPKKMEVLNLVEKYPNVFKNRKWDTIKVFVQNKYKSQ
- the LOC140452876 gene encoding uncharacterized protein isoform X2 — protein: MYENDAILDDSTPNPIYQELIASSSLDNIEKSADETNSSLIDSVCLKKRRIRRKHNCIYCDIPVLNFARHLERIHSDELEVQKYLSLDKKDPKRKYFIDKIRKEGDFCIGKSVPVFRRNVLSNSDESSTNSNMLPCIHCKGYYAKKSLRRHIRRCYFNEKKATGKVRHQFEAQNLMATNFGSTDPLRTSGVLNLLAADDISLVAKKDKLICDVGRKYVKSHKDRHLIQVAKRQMRHLARLLIQSRKIENNSNLTLFFLLHPSKFKTIVSATRSIANYNTESKCFQSPSLALQMGTLIKKAISSAYSMEVQRDVDSANIKSLDVMKKLIDDQWALEISTEAGQNIQINRFNKPTLIPMAKDIAKMKTYLDELITSSITHLDENVNNTQAYKCLLEGTYCSLLLFNKRRVGELQRLPLDIYLKHHDSQSSKEFEKVLTETEKILVHSLKRIVIRGKRGRGVPVLFDKLTKSGVDTLIKYRNNFFTSYNEYLFGIPNTINCISGYHVLRKHASKVLNDANKITTLTSTRLRKHLATIIQILKMEKGELEQLAKFMGHTSKTHDEWYRLPSDIYQTAKVSKILLLAQNTNIDQYKNRNLNEIEVDNEILEDAEEADSDEENTNQPILQQNEVNIPSQNRIQEKGKRILVPWTKEEKELTQKFFARHIKKKIPPKKMEVLNLVEKYPNVFKNRKWDTIKVFVQNKYKSQ